GCCATTGCCATCGCTGGTGCCTTCGTTGGCGCCTTTATTTCTGGCTTCATCTCTGCCGCCTTTGGTCGCCGTCCATGCATCGCCGTGGCGGACGCCCTGTTCGTTATCGGCTCTGTGCTTATGGGCGCTGCCCCAAATGTGGAAGTGGTGCTCGTGTCGCGCGTCATCGTCGGTTTGGCTATCGGTATCAGCTCTGCCACCATTCCAGTGTACCTGGCGGAAGTAACATCGCCGAAGCACCGTGGCGCCACCATCGTTCTCAACAACCTGTTTCTGACAGGTGGCCAGTTTGTTGCGGCCGGTTTCACCGCGATCATGGTCGTCTTCACGAGCAAGAACATCGGTTGGCGTGTGGCGATCGGCATAGGTGCGCTGCCGGCTGTCGTTCAGGCGTTctgcctcctctttttcctgCCGGAGAGCCCACGCTGGCTTCTCTCGAAGGGCCACGCGGACCGCGCCAAGGCGGTAGCGGACAAGTTCGAGGTGGACCTCTGCGAGTTCCAGGAGGGCGATGAGCTGCCGTCCGTCAGCATCGACTATCGCCCGCTGATGGCGCGCGACATGCGCTTCCGCGTGGTGCTCAGCTCTGGGCTGCAGATCATTCAGCAGTTTTCGGGTATCAACACCATCATGTACTACAGCTCTGTGATCCTGTACGACGCCGGCTTCCGAGACGCCATCATGCCAGTCGTTCTGTCCATCCCGCTCGCCTTCATGAATGCCCTCTTCACGGCGGTAGCCATCTTCACGGTCGACCGCTTTggtcgccgccgcatgcTGCTCATCTCTGTCTTTGGCTGCcttgtgctgctggtggtgatTGCCATAATTGGCTTCTTCATCGGCACGCGCATCTCGTACTCCGTTGGCGGCGGGCTTTTCttggcgctgctcgccgtcTTTCTCGCCTTGTACGCGCCTGGCATTGGCTGCATCCCGTGGGTGATCATGGGCGAGATCTTTCCTACGCACCTGCGGACATCGGCGGCATCCGTCGCGACCATGGCCAACTGGGGGGCCAACGTACTCGTGTCGCAGGTGTTTCCGATCCTGATGGGCGccatcggcgtcggcggcacctTCACGATCATCTCCGGTCTCATGGCCCTCGGCTGCATATTTGTCTACTTCTTCGCCGTGGAGACGAAGGGGCTCACGCTGGAGCAGATCGACAACATGTTCCGCAAGCGCGCcggcctgccgccgcgcttccacgaggaaggcgagagcggcgaAAGCGGTGCCGGTTACCGCGAAGACGGCGACCTCGGCCGCCTGGCGACGGAGGATGTCTGTGACCTGTCCTCGTTGGGCAACCGGGTTGTGTCCTTTGCCAAAGCGGAGGACGCCTTCACGGAGGTGGCAATGCCCGATCGCCACGCCGTGTCCAACAAGTttgaagagagagcgacgagCTCTTCCTCAGATCCCCAGTCGCTCGAAAACCAGGACGAGGTGCGGCAAGCAGCCATCAAAGCAGCTCCGCACGAGCCCAAGTAGAGACCGTAAaccccactccctccctaCAACTGCATCTTCCCTACCGACTCCATATAAAGTCCATGCACGCCTATATGCGAGTCGCTGAGGTGGCGAGATGAGCGGACGGAGGAGGAACAGAGAATAAAAGGGAAAAGGCTTCTGGCACATGTAGTCTGGCGCACCTGTGCAGCACGCATcagaacgaaaaaagaaagacagCCCGCGCCGCTCGGGGATGATCTGGtgcgcacctcttcctctATCCATTGTGTTCGCGTGTATGTTTCTGTGCCTTGTACGTCTCCTGGGGGAGTCATCGAGACTTTGGCCCAGCTCTCTGTCTACGCTTCAAAGGATGTGTTGTCTTCATCCAGCTCGTATGCACGTGTATGAGaatgttttctttttttctcttccaGCCTGCATGCGAGTCTGaggtgcctgcgtgcgtgcactcTTTACTTCGCCAAAAACACATCTGTGAAGCTTCTCGTGCCCCTTTGGGTATGTTTGTACGCTCT
This genomic stretch from Leishmania donovani BPK282A1 complete genome, chromosome 24 harbors:
- a CDS encoding myo-inositol/proton symporter (MIT), which translates into the protein MRASVMLCAALGGFLFGYDTGVINAALFQMKDHFGFSEHSWQYALIVAIAIAGAFVGAFISGFISAAFGRRPCIAVADALFVIGSVLMGAAPNVEVVLVSRVIVGLAIGISSATIPVYLAEVTSPKHRGATIVLNNLFLTGGQFVAAGFTAIMVVFTSKNIGWRVAIGIGALPAVVQAFCLLFFLPESPRWLLSKGHADRAKAVADKFEVDLCEFQEGDELPSVSIDYRPLMARDMRFRVVLSSGLQIIQQFSGINTIMYYSSVILYDAGFRDAIMPVVLSIPLAFMNALFTAVAIFTVDRFGRRRMLLISVFGCLVLLVVIAIIGFFIGTRISYSVGGGLFLALLAVFLALYAPGIGCIPWVIMGEIFPTHLRTSAASVATMANWGANVLVSQVFPILMGAIGVGGTFTIISGLMALGCIFVYFFAVETKGLTLEQIDNMFRKRAGLPPRFHEEGESGESGAGYREDGDLGRLATEDVCDLSSLGNRVVSFAKAEDAFTEVAMPDRHAVSNKFEERATSSSSDPQSLENQDEVRQAAIKAAPHEPK